Proteins encoded by one window of Hyphomicrobium nitrativorans NL23:
- the meaB gene encoding methylmalonyl Co-A mutase-associated GTPase MeaB, whose translation MTQTAPPMPRSTLKLEAIPDLVARLRAGERRAIAAAVTELEKLSTSAPPLLEALQPHLGNALVVGFTGPPGAGKSTLVNAVIAHVRSQGGTVGVIAVDPSSPVSGGAILGDRIRMTAALDDDGVFVRSLASRGYLGGLSPAAVRVIDALDAAGFDLVLLETVGTGQNEMDVAEVADVRVVISAPGLGDDIQAMKSGLLEIADIMVVNKGDREGAELTLQQLLGALSIRSLRSAVPVLKTTATTGDGVPALVEKVREVGLQGADAGPMARRRRRARYLIARAAADVVARRVKEDSGREMDGLADEVLSGRTSPDAAARKLLARSG comes from the coding sequence ATGACCCAGACCGCCCCGCCGATGCCGCGCTCGACGCTCAAGCTCGAAGCGATTCCCGACCTCGTCGCGCGCCTGCGCGCAGGCGAACGTCGTGCGATTGCCGCCGCGGTGACGGAACTCGAAAAACTCTCGACGAGCGCGCCTCCGCTGCTCGAAGCGTTGCAGCCTCATCTGGGGAACGCGCTTGTCGTCGGATTCACGGGACCTCCGGGCGCGGGCAAATCGACGCTCGTCAACGCCGTCATCGCGCATGTGCGCTCTCAAGGCGGCACGGTTGGCGTCATCGCGGTCGATCCGTCGAGCCCCGTGTCGGGCGGTGCGATCCTCGGAGACCGCATCCGCATGACGGCAGCCCTCGACGACGACGGCGTGTTCGTGCGTTCGCTTGCGAGCCGCGGCTATCTCGGCGGCCTTTCGCCGGCGGCTGTGCGCGTGATCGACGCGCTCGACGCCGCAGGCTTCGATCTCGTCCTGCTCGAAACCGTCGGCACGGGTCAGAACGAGATGGACGTTGCGGAAGTGGCGGACGTGCGCGTCGTCATCTCCGCGCCGGGCCTCGGCGACGACATTCAGGCCATGAAATCGGGCCTGCTCGAAATCGCGGACATCATGGTCGTCAACAAGGGCGACCGGGAAGGCGCGGAGCTGACGCTGCAGCAGCTTCTCGGCGCGCTGTCGATCCGTTCGCTCCGCTCGGCCGTGCCGGTGCTCAAGACCACCGCGACGACGGGCGACGGCGTGCCGGCGCTGGTGGAGAAGGTTCGCGAAGTCGGCCTGCAGGGCGCGGACGCCGGCCCTATGGCGCGACGTCGCCGCAGGGCGCGCTATCTCATCGCGCGGGCGGCCGCCGACGTCGTCGCGCGGCGCGTCAAGGAAGACAGCGGGCGCGAGATGGACGGGCTTGCGGACGAAGTTCTGTCCGGCCGCACGAGCCCGGACGCCGCGGCGCGGAAACTGCTCGCGCGCTCCGGCTGA
- the ppa gene encoding inorganic diphosphatase, with product MRLDAIAIGDNPPHDVNVVVEVPVGGEPIKYEMDKASGTLFVDRFLYTPMRYPGNYGFVPHTLSEDGDPIDVLVCNTRAIVPGAVLNCRPVGVLVMEDEGGGDEKIIAVPSARLTKRYEKVRNYSDLPEITIQQVDHFFSHYKDLEPGKWAKIHHWGDAAEAQRLITEAIARAKG from the coding sequence ATGCGCCTCGATGCCATTGCAATCGGAGACAATCCGCCTCACGACGTCAACGTCGTCGTCGAGGTGCCCGTGGGCGGCGAGCCCATCAAATACGAGATGGACAAAGCGTCCGGCACGCTGTTCGTCGACCGCTTCCTCTATACGCCGATGCGCTATCCAGGGAATTACGGGTTCGTGCCGCACACGCTGTCCGAGGACGGCGACCCGATCGACGTGCTCGTGTGCAATACGCGTGCAATCGTGCCGGGTGCCGTGCTCAATTGCCGCCCCGTCGGCGTGCTCGTCATGGAGGACGAGGGGGGCGGAGACGAGAAGATCATCGCGGTCCCTTCCGCACGCCTGACGAAGCGCTACGAAAAGGTCCGGAACTATTCGGACCTCCCCGAGATCACAATCCAGCAGGTCGACCACTTCTTCTCGCACTACAAGGATCTCGAACCCGGAAAGTGGGCGAAGATCCACCATTGGGGCGACGCCGCGGAGGCCCAGCGCCTCATCACGGAAGCCATCGCACGCGCTAAAGGCTGA
- a CDS encoding serine/threonine protein kinase, which translates to MEGENDAVLKAGTRIDQYVIRGVLGRGGFGITYRIDDEMLHKEFALKEFFPEDLVRRENGGLKFTSRANAEEDYRWALKKFFDEARLLAQFNHPNIIGVRRVFQQNDTAYMVLDLIQGRTLETWLRGLDSPPTQDELDLVAAPLLSALELVHQNRTWHLDISPENIMVRGADGMPILLDFGASRFEIKQHSQLVSALVFKSGYSAPEQYVSTADRYGPWTDIYAFGATLYRAVAGTRPSEATARQLADDLVPAIDAGAGRYRARFLEAIDDALRLSPGDRPQSVAEWRSKLLAGSALADDGEIEDAAETTVRVHAAENAEAQPSGAEARLALYARLVRTRLAELPQHPWVAKVRSLPWSDWVSRIPHIEKVRALPPRILAASAAGVAALLLALGVLVFSGQSGPFARCGGLFSGADCWGAVVDSGGNIFARVQERSRETAEAAALKSCNEKLGRAECHVIARITKDQCWSLAEVSTDPARWKAATGPSIERAETDARWACERAFGVCHVALTFCADGTRGH; encoded by the coding sequence ATGGAGGGCGAAAACGACGCGGTGCTGAAAGCCGGCACCCGCATCGACCAATACGTGATCAGGGGCGTTCTCGGCCGCGGCGGATTCGGCATCACCTATCGCATCGACGACGAGATGCTCCACAAGGAATTCGCTCTCAAGGAGTTCTTCCCCGAGGATCTCGTGCGGCGCGAGAACGGCGGGCTCAAGTTCACCAGCCGCGCCAACGCCGAGGAAGACTACCGCTGGGCGCTCAAGAAATTCTTCGACGAAGCGCGCCTGCTGGCGCAGTTCAATCACCCGAACATCATCGGCGTACGGCGCGTGTTTCAGCAGAACGACACCGCCTACATGGTGCTCGACCTGATCCAGGGGCGCACGCTGGAGACCTGGCTGCGGGGGCTCGACAGCCCGCCGACGCAAGACGAACTCGACCTCGTGGCCGCGCCGCTTCTCTCCGCTCTCGAACTCGTGCACCAGAACCGCACCTGGCATCTCGACATCTCGCCCGAAAACATCATGGTGCGCGGCGCCGACGGTATGCCGATCCTTCTCGACTTCGGGGCGTCACGCTTCGAGATCAAGCAGCACTCTCAGCTCGTCTCCGCGCTGGTGTTCAAGAGCGGCTACTCGGCGCCCGAGCAATACGTCTCCACCGCTGACCGTTACGGGCCTTGGACCGACATCTACGCGTTCGGCGCGACGCTCTACCGCGCGGTTGCGGGCACGAGACCGTCGGAAGCGACAGCGCGCCAACTCGCGGACGATCTTGTTCCCGCAATCGACGCCGGCGCGGGGCGCTATCGCGCGCGTTTCCTCGAAGCCATCGACGACGCGCTGCGCCTGTCTCCCGGCGACCGGCCGCAGTCGGTTGCCGAATGGCGATCCAAGCTGCTCGCGGGGAGCGCCCTGGCGGACGATGGCGAGATCGAGGATGCGGCGGAGACGACCGTGAGGGTCCATGCCGCCGAGAATGCCGAGGCACAGCCCTCCGGCGCGGAAGCGCGACTCGCTCTTTACGCGCGCCTCGTGCGCACGCGTCTTGCCGAGCTTCCACAGCATCCCTGGGTCGCCAAAGTCAGAAGCCTACCGTGGTCTGACTGGGTGTCGCGCATTCCGCATATCGAGAAAGTGCGCGCCTTGCCCCCCCGCATCCTGGCAGCGTCCGCCGCGGGTGTCGCCGCGCTGCTGCTGGCGCTCGGCGTGTTGGTCTTCAGCGGCCAGTCGGGCCCGTTCGCGCGGTGCGGCGGGCTCTTCTCGGGCGCGGATTGCTGGGGCGCCGTCGTCGACAGCGGCGGCAACATCTTCGCGCGCGTGCAGGAGCGCAGCCGGGAAACGGCGGAAGCGGCCGCGCTCAAATCCTGCAACGAAAAACTCGGGCGCGCGGAATGCCACGTCATCGCGCGGATCACGAAAGACCAGTGCTGGTCGCTCGCGGAAGTCTCCACCGATCCGGCGCGCTGGAAGGCGGCGACGGGGCCCTCCATCGAGCGAGCGGAAACGGATGCCCGCTGGGCCTGCGAGCGGGCGTTCGGTGTGTGCCACGTTGCGCTCACCTTCTGCGCCGACGGAACGCGCGGGCATTGA
- a CDS encoding NAD+ synthase: MSSTASEAQAEPTSLKIALAQLNPTVGDLDGNEKKLLDARAIAAAEGVDLVVFPELFLTGYPPEDLVLKPAFHAAARARAEALAARLGPGPAVLVGTVWPEGDAIYNAVLLLDGGTVAAVRHKVDLPNYGVFDEKRVFRPGSLPSPIGFRGVRLGVPICEDIWNDEVTECLTECGAEILLVPNGSPFDWKKPDVRMNIAVARVTESGLPLAYVNQIGGQDELVFDGASFVLNSDRSLACQLPAWEEHVAITEWTRGPDGWTCAQAPVHTESEGDGAAYQACVLGLRDYVNKNGFPGVVLGLSGGIDSALVAAMSVDALGADRVHAIMMPYRYTSDQSIADAKACAEALGIRLDTVPIAPAVDGFTAALEGMFRNHAADLTEENIQSRARGVIVMAISNKFGAMVVTTGNKSEMSVGYATLYGDMNGGFNPVKDLYKLEVYRLSRWRNAHVPKGGFGPAGEAIPESIITRVPTAELRENQTDQDSLPPYDVLDDILVSLVEHELPVAGVIARGHDPDVVRKVERLLYLAEYKRRQAAPGVKISSRNFGRDRRYPITNRFREER, translated from the coding sequence ATGAGCAGCACCGCATCCGAGGCTCAAGCCGAGCCGACCTCACTGAAAATCGCGCTGGCCCAGTTGAACCCCACCGTGGGCGACCTGGACGGCAACGAAAAGAAGCTTCTCGATGCGCGGGCCATCGCCGCCGCCGAGGGCGTGGATCTCGTCGTCTTTCCGGAGTTGTTTCTGACCGGCTATCCGCCGGAAGACCTGGTGCTGAAGCCCGCGTTCCATGCCGCCGCGCGTGCGCGTGCCGAGGCGCTGGCGGCCCGTCTCGGGCCTGGCCCCGCCGTGCTGGTCGGCACGGTCTGGCCCGAGGGTGACGCCATCTACAACGCGGTGCTGCTGCTCGATGGCGGTACCGTCGCTGCCGTGCGCCATAAGGTCGATCTGCCGAACTACGGCGTGTTCGACGAGAAGCGGGTGTTTCGCCCCGGCAGCCTGCCGAGCCCCATCGGCTTCCGAGGCGTGCGCCTCGGCGTGCCGATCTGCGAGGATATCTGGAACGACGAGGTCACGGAGTGCCTCACCGAATGCGGCGCCGAAATCCTGCTCGTGCCCAACGGCTCGCCCTTCGATTGGAAGAAGCCGGATGTGCGTATGAACATCGCGGTTGCGCGCGTGACCGAAAGCGGGTTGCCGCTCGCGTACGTCAATCAGATCGGCGGACAGGACGAGTTGGTGTTCGATGGGGCCTCGTTCGTCCTGAACAGCGACCGCAGCCTTGCCTGCCAGCTGCCCGCCTGGGAGGAGCACGTCGCCATCACGGAGTGGACACGCGGCCCCGATGGCTGGACGTGCGCGCAGGCCCCCGTCCATACGGAGTCCGAAGGCGATGGCGCCGCTTATCAGGCCTGCGTGCTGGGCCTGCGCGATTACGTCAACAAGAATGGCTTCCCGGGTGTCGTGCTGGGCCTCTCCGGCGGCATCGACAGCGCGCTCGTGGCCGCCATGTCCGTCGATGCGCTGGGAGCCGATCGTGTCCACGCGATCATGATGCCCTATCGCTACACGTCGGATCAGAGCATCGCCGATGCAAAAGCCTGCGCGGAGGCGCTGGGCATCCGTCTCGACACGGTGCCGATCGCGCCCGCCGTGGACGGCTTCACGGCCGCCCTCGAAGGCATGTTCAGGAACCATGCGGCCGACTTGACGGAAGAGAACATCCAGAGCCGCGCACGCGGGGTCATCGTGATGGCGATCTCCAACAAGTTCGGCGCCATGGTGGTGACGACGGGTAACAAGAGCGAAATGAGCGTCGGCTACGCCACGCTCTATGGCGACATGAATGGCGGGTTCAATCCCGTAAAGGATCTCTACAAGCTGGAGGTTTATCGGTTGTCGCGCTGGCGCAACGCGCATGTTCCGAAGGGCGGCTTCGGCCCGGCGGGCGAGGCGATCCCCGAAAGCATCATCACGCGCGTGCCGACGGCCGAGCTGCGCGAGAACCAGACCGACCAGGACAGCCTGCCGCCGTATGACGTGCTGGACGACATTCTCGTGTCGTTGGTCGAGCACGAGCTGCCGGTTGCCGGCGTCATCGCGCGCGGCCACGATCCGGATGTCGTGCGCAAGGTGGAGCGTCTGCTCTATCTCGCGGAGTACAAGCGCCGCCAGGCCGCGCCCGGCGTGAAGATCTCGTCGCGCAATTTCGGCCGCGACCGGCGGTATCCGATCACCAACCGCTTTCGAGAAGAGCGGTAG
- a CDS encoding FHA domain-containing protein, giving the protein MWRPARQRKAVVAVGLAIVAFFGAAGAQASEVRLLSECGPPTQANATRTLVCELRATGPAEFQAVTARIEGESADLDARFEPFDAEREGSTTAYLIQTLPSARRATLGQMADAVVNIADRRDGQRRFTAYTFADGLTAVADSGVSRDAFVRQLIAIGAATGPTHLYAAVREAVAALAKETGARKSLVILADGTSDDTEATHDRVVEAARDAGVTIHVLGYYDDARQRSKFEALARLAEDTGGYAAEVKRGAGAKNDFTREIVTSRFLTDIVENGGMVTAALDGPAGTRKIAFTAILADEKTLSAETQVTIPPAAAHAPSPRVETAEPVVVPAPTPDSEIVESEGRSWLVLLALGAFAGLGIAGCVFFGKDVFQFVRWWIEAEPRAAANVGDDAAASVPTRQTPALAPPTPAPRPARANAPSRQRDGDRRPVVYGWLEALDGDAARHPLRSVDVRVGRHRDNDICLSNDSISRRHAAVRYDAKTRRFTITDLGAGNGVIVNKTRCKSRELNDGDTVELGEVRLRFRAEPDVQS; this is encoded by the coding sequence ATGTGGCGCCCGGCGAGGCAGCGCAAAGCTGTTGTAGCGGTCGGCCTCGCAATCGTGGCCTTCTTTGGTGCGGCTGGCGCGCAAGCGTCCGAGGTTCGGCTTCTTTCCGAATGCGGGCCCCCCACGCAAGCCAACGCAACGCGCACGCTTGTGTGCGAGTTGCGCGCAACCGGCCCTGCCGAATTCCAGGCCGTAACGGCACGGATCGAGGGCGAGAGCGCCGATCTCGATGCGCGTTTCGAGCCGTTCGATGCGGAGCGCGAGGGCTCCACCACGGCCTATCTCATCCAGACGTTGCCGTCGGCGCGGCGCGCCACGCTCGGCCAGATGGCGGATGCGGTCGTGAATATCGCGGACCGGCGTGACGGCCAGCGCCGCTTTACCGCATACACGTTCGCCGATGGTCTGACGGCAGTTGCCGATTCGGGCGTCTCGCGCGATGCGTTCGTGCGCCAGCTCATCGCGATCGGTGCGGCTACGGGTCCCACCCATCTCTACGCGGCGGTGCGCGAGGCGGTGGCCGCCCTGGCCAAAGAAACCGGCGCGCGCAAATCGCTGGTGATCCTGGCCGACGGCACGTCGGACGATACGGAGGCGACCCACGACCGCGTCGTGGAGGCCGCGCGCGATGCGGGCGTGACCATCCATGTGCTCGGATATTACGACGACGCGCGCCAGCGCTCGAAGTTCGAAGCGCTCGCACGTTTGGCCGAGGACACCGGCGGCTACGCCGCGGAAGTGAAACGCGGCGCGGGCGCAAAGAACGATTTCACCAGAGAGATCGTCACCAGCCGCTTTCTCACGGACATCGTCGAGAACGGCGGCATGGTGACGGCTGCTCTCGACGGTCCGGCGGGCACGCGCAAAATCGCCTTCACCGCGATCCTTGCGGACGAAAAGACTTTGTCCGCCGAAACTCAGGTGACGATCCCGCCGGCCGCTGCACACGCCCCTTCGCCGCGCGTCGAGACCGCCGAGCCGGTTGTCGTCCCCGCTCCCACGCCCGATTCCGAGATCGTCGAAAGCGAAGGCCGGAGCTGGCTTGTTCTTCTTGCGTTGGGCGCGTTCGCGGGCCTCGGCATCGCAGGCTGCGTATTCTTTGGAAAAGACGTGTTCCAGTTCGTGCGCTGGTGGATCGAGGCTGAGCCGCGCGCTGCAGCCAACGTCGGAGACGATGCGGCGGCGAGTGTCCCGACACGGCAAACGCCTGCGCTGGCTCCTCCCACGCCTGCGCCGCGTCCGGCACGCGCGAATGCACCGTCGCGCCAGCGCGACGGGGACCGGCGGCCCGTTGTCTATGGCTGGCTTGAAGCGCTCGACGGCGACGCTGCGCGCCATCCTCTACGCTCGGTCGATGTGCGCGTCGGACGGCACCGGGACAACGACATCTGCCTGTCGAACGATTCGATCTCTCGGCGGCATGCAGCCGTGCGGTACGACGCGAAAACGCGGCGCTTCACGATCACCGATCTCGGCGCGGGGAACGGCGTGATCGTCAACAAGACGCGGTGCAAATCGCGCGAGTTGAATGACGGCGATACGGTAGAGCTGGGCGAAGTCCGCCTCCGCTTTCGCGCCGAACCGGACGTCCAATCCTGA
- a CDS encoding class II 3-deoxy-7-phosphoheptulonate synthase, whose translation MPNWSTESWRSFPIVQVPDYPDASVLKDVEGRLATFPPLVFAGEARELKKTLGDVANGEGFLLQGGDCAESFLEHGADNIRDFFRVFLQMAVVLTYAGGSPVVKVGRIAGQFAKPRSSPMEKKDGMELPSYRGDIINGPEFTPEARIPDPQRQIEAYRQSAATLNLIRAFASGGYADLERVHQWNMGFVKDSPQGHRYQVLADRIAETLGFMRACGITSENTPQLRATRFYTSHEALLLGFEQALTRLDSTSGDWYATSGHMLWIGDRTRQLDHAHVEFCRGVRNPIGIKCGPSLEPDDLLRLIDILNPKEDPGRLTLICRFGHEKVGQHLPKLIRAVEKAGRRVVWSCDPMHGNTISAAGGYKTRPFDRILKEVEAFFDVHRAEGTHAGGIHVEMTGQNVTECTGGAAAISETDLSDRYHTHCDPRLNADQALELAFLVAERMKLERETRGAPPAPLAAFA comes from the coding sequence ATGCCCAACTGGTCCACAGAGAGCTGGCGTTCGTTCCCGATCGTCCAGGTCCCCGATTACCCTGACGCTTCGGTGCTCAAGGATGTCGAGGGCCGTCTTGCGACGTTCCCGCCGCTCGTATTCGCGGGCGAAGCGCGCGAACTGAAGAAGACGCTGGGCGATGTTGCGAACGGCGAGGGCTTCCTCCTGCAAGGGGGCGACTGCGCCGAGAGCTTCCTTGAGCACGGCGCGGACAACATCCGCGACTTCTTCCGTGTCTTCCTGCAGATGGCTGTGGTTCTGACGTACGCAGGCGGCAGCCCCGTTGTGAAGGTGGGCCGCATCGCCGGTCAGTTCGCGAAGCCGCGTTCGTCTCCGATGGAGAAGAAGGACGGCATGGAGCTGCCCTCCTACCGCGGCGACATCATCAACGGGCCGGAGTTCACCCCCGAGGCGCGCATCCCCGATCCGCAGCGCCAGATCGAGGCGTACCGCCAGTCGGCCGCGACCTTGAACCTGATCCGCGCCTTCGCGAGCGGCGGCTATGCCGATCTCGAACGCGTGCACCAGTGGAACATGGGCTTCGTAAAGGATAGCCCCCAGGGTCACCGCTATCAGGTCCTTGCCGATCGCATCGCCGAGACGCTGGGCTTCATGCGTGCGTGCGGCATCACGAGCGAGAATACGCCGCAGCTTCGCGCCACGCGCTTCTACACGAGCCACGAAGCGCTGCTGCTCGGCTTCGAGCAGGCGTTGACGCGTCTCGATTCCACCAGCGGCGACTGGTACGCCACGAGCGGCCATATGCTCTGGATCGGCGACCGCACGCGTCAGCTCGATCATGCGCATGTCGAGTTCTGCCGCGGCGTCAGGAATCCGATTGGCATCAAGTGCGGCCCCTCGCTGGAGCCGGACGATCTCCTGCGCCTCATCGACATCCTCAATCCGAAGGAGGATCCCGGCCGCCTCACGCTCATCTGCCGTTTCGGCCACGAGAAGGTGGGCCAGCACCTGCCGAAGCTCATCCGCGCCGTGGAGAAGGCGGGGCGCCGCGTCGTGTGGTCGTGCGATCCGATGCACGGCAACACGATCAGTGCGGCGGGCGGCTACAAGACGCGCCCCTTCGATCGCATCCTGAAGGAGGTCGAAGCGTTCTTCGACGTGCATCGCGCCGAGGGTACGCACGCGGGCGGCATCCATGTCGAGATGACGGGCCAGAACGTGACGGAATGCACGGGCGGCGCAGCGGCGATCTCCGAGACGGATCTTTCGGATCGCTACCACACGCACTGCGACCCGCGGCTCAACGCCGATCAAGCGCTGGAACTCGCGTTCCTCGTGGCCGAGCGGATGAAGCTCGAACGCGAAACGCGCGGTGCGCCGCCAGCGCCGCTCGCCGCGTTTGCCTAA
- a CDS encoding AEC family transporter: MIAILSLVLPVFALIASGYLVRRIGVIGRPAVSELNRVVVYLALPALLFDVMAHAEPGELAQPGFIAAFGLACGIVFYGTLGLSLLAGRPLAEASLDGLNGSYANTAYMGFPVLLMLFGSDSLVPVTIASILTVCVLFASAIVLIEIGINSERHPLRLAGKVTRSLIRNPLLIAPVAGLLYGQTGLGLPVAAESFLKLLGGAASPLALVVIGLFLAEPRPVGAREVRASAGLALTKLAVQPVLTWGLAILMGVPPQLAAMAVLLAAMPTGTGPFMLAEFYKLPAVVTSAVILVSTLAALVTLPLLMLALGAGPQP; this comes from the coding sequence ATGATCGCGATCCTCTCCCTCGTGCTCCCCGTATTCGCGCTGATCGCGAGCGGCTACCTCGTCCGGCGCATCGGCGTCATCGGGCGCCCCGCCGTGTCGGAACTCAACCGCGTCGTGGTTTACCTCGCGCTGCCCGCGCTTCTGTTCGACGTGATGGCGCACGCTGAACCTGGGGAACTCGCGCAGCCGGGGTTCATCGCGGCATTCGGACTTGCCTGCGGCATCGTCTTTTACGGCACGCTCGGGCTCAGTCTCCTCGCCGGGCGGCCGCTCGCCGAAGCCAGCCTGGACGGGCTCAACGGTTCGTACGCCAATACGGCCTACATGGGCTTTCCCGTGTTGCTGATGCTGTTCGGATCCGACAGTCTCGTGCCGGTGACGATCGCGTCCATCCTCACGGTGTGCGTGCTGTTCGCGTCGGCCATCGTGCTGATCGAGATCGGGATCAACAGCGAGCGCCATCCGTTGAGGCTCGCGGGGAAAGTCACGCGCTCGCTGATCCGCAATCCGCTGTTGATCGCACCCGTTGCCGGGTTGCTCTACGGACAAACGGGGCTGGGGCTTCCTGTCGCCGCCGAAAGCTTCCTCAAGCTCCTGGGTGGCGCTGCCAGCCCGCTGGCGCTCGTGGTGATCGGCCTCTTTCTCGCGGAGCCGCGTCCGGTCGGCGCTCGCGAGGTCCGCGCCTCCGCCGGGCTCGCGCTCACGAAACTTGCGGTGCAGCCGGTGCTGACGTGGGGGCTCGCGATCCTGATGGGCGTTCCGCCGCAGCTTGCCGCAATGGCTGTGCTTCTCGCGGCCATGCCGACGGGGACGGGGCCCTTCATGCTGGCCGAGTTCTACAAGCTTCCCGCCGTCGTCACGTCGGCGGTGATCCTTGTCTCCACGCTCGCCGCGCTCGTCACGCTGCCGCTGCTCATGCTTGCGCTCGGTGCCGGGCCGCAACCTTAA